From the Camelus bactrianus isolate YW-2024 breed Bactrian camel chromosome 4, ASM4877302v1, whole genome shotgun sequence genome, the window gggatagactgggatttcaaaatgtagaatagataaacaagattatactgtatagcacagggaaatatacacaagatcttatggtagctcacagagaaaaaatgtgacaatgaatatatatatgttcatgtataactgaaaaattgtgctctacactggaatttgacacaacattgtagaattattataaatcaataaaaaaatgttaaaaaaaactggcagaaaaaaaaaaagaaaatgtggtgtatatacaaaatgggatattatttagtcataaaaagaaggaaaccctgaCATTTGCGATAACATGGATAaatctggagggcattatgctaagtgaaatgagtcagaggaGGCAATTAGTATATGAtcccacttatacgtggaatctaaaaaagccaaaatcatagAAACAGGGGGTAGAATagtggttcccaggggctggaggatgAGGGAAATAGGGAGATGCTTGTCAAAGGGTGTGAACTTCCTattagttataagatgaataaattctgaggATCTCATGTGCAGTTAACAATACAGTACTGTATACTGGAGAGTTACTaggagaatagatcttaaatgcTCTCATCATCACAGCAAAAATGGTCATTATGTGAGGtgaaggatgtgttaactaaccttactgtggtactcatttcacaatgtatttGTCTgttaaatcatcacattgtacaccttaaacttacacaatgttatgtcaattacatctcaaaaacgctggaaaaaagaagaagaaatggagtAAGACAGCACTAGGAGTTCTCTCCTGTTTCTGCTCTGACAGCTTGTGCAATCCTGGGTAAGTCATGAATCTGACTCTGGCTTTCCCTtcccccatctgcaaaatggaacaGGTGAGTTATGTGATCTTTGGTATCTCTTTTAGCTCTAAAACTCAGTGACTCTACAAAGTGGAGATGGCACAGAATGGAGGTGGAAGAATGCCATGTGCAACTTTTTGAGTGTTAATTGTAGATCGTGTTTGAACACAAGCTCCAATTTACTTCTACCAAAGGTAACCAGAGGAAAGAACATCAACATGATGACACACTCCTTTTTTTGGCTCTAAAAGGCTCCCAGATTGTGTCTAATTTTAAACCACTTTCTGGAGGCCGAAGAGGTGCCTGTGGACAGCTTGACGATAAATCTTTCAACACACATAACTCTTCTGCTTGTCATCTCAGTGTGAGGAACGTGAGCATGTCAAGCTTCCTCCTCCAGAGTCATCAATCTGGCACCTGTCACCAGCATCTGATTcactaaaaaaatatttaattcttccAAGATGAATTGGCAGAATGTCCAAAGAGAGGGAATAAATGGCACAGAGGAGATGGAAAAGGCTGTTtgcttccttagggcttctgcttGGCTCAGAATccaataaacatttttagaagGGAAGCCAAACCAATGGTTTTCTTCACCACCAACATCACTAGTGTCATTTTGGTCAAATTCAGTAATGTTAATAACCCATTGATTGTTCTAGCCTGACGGTTCTCGAAGATTGTCTCTGTGGGAATCTGTGTCTCCTCTAATCTTTGGTAGCCCTACACATTCAAAGTCAAAGTTAAGGAACTTTCAGACCTGTTTCTCTTCTGAGATTTCTAACTCAGAAGGCCTTTTTTCTAATTCCAACCTTGAAAGAACTTTGATAGCTTCCCACACCTATAGGATAATGTTCAAAGCCCTCACTTTCAAAGATCAAAAATTGTCATTTGCCTTCAATCTATTTTCCCTGCATCaagacatttccatcactctgaACTAATCATGACTCCTGGCTTCATGTTCACCTTGGTTTAGACTGTACTTTCTTTCTTAAGAGctttacttcagtgtttctcaaccttaTGCCTaatgacatttggggccagataattctttgctgtgggagCTGTTTGtttgtgcattgtaggatgttttaCAGCATCCCTGGTACACTCCAAGTATGACAAACAAAAATGTCCACTGAAGTGTAAAAATGCCTCTGATTGAGAGCCACTGCTCTTACTTGGAAAACTTGTAACCAGCCTTCACTaccagttcaaatgtcacctcttctgtAGAACCTTTCTAACTTCTCTAGGGAAACCAACTGATTTCCCCCCATAACTTTAGTATCACTATGGATAGGCACTCTATGCTGTAGTTATTTCTATAAATGCTTGTCTCTTCAACTAGACTGAGCTTCTCTAGGAAAAGGACCTTGTCTTATTCATCACTGTATTCTCATCTCCTAGCATAGTACCTGGAACTGGAACTAAGATTAGTGATCAAAATCTGTTCATTTATCTGATATTTATATCAGTTCTATGATGTAAAAaagagcaatttaaaaaaattaggcaGATAATTTTCCATTGGGCAGATGTACTTCCAATTGCAAGTGGCAGGAATATAACTCAAATTGGCCTGGGAAAAGCAAGACATATTATGGCTCATGTATTTAGGAAAAATATACATTTGGATCTGGACTTCAGGCAGAGCTGGATCCAGGTGATTAGATACTGGGCAGGAGAAATGATGCAGTGTTAGTTCAGATTAGGTGTCTAGAGACTTgagaacttttaaagaaatgtcagTGACTAGCCCCAAGCACAGCATTAGGCAGAGATTGAGGATGGTAGAAAATGACAATGTAGATTATACTCAAGTTTGCTTTAACCTCAGTTCTAATGCCTCTGTTAGTAGAGACAATGGTGTATTTTGAAATAAGGATTCAGATGATAAGTGTGGATGCCTATTATTTCTATGTGGCATACAAATGTACTCAAGGTTCAATGACTTTAGGTCCTGTGTAAAGTTTGATGTTTTCTAGGCCGAAGGAATCTATAAAAGTGTGATTTTTATAGTCCCAGCTATCTTCATTTCCAAGAATAACTTAATTTAGTCAATAATTCTGCTGTTCATTGATCCCTGTCACTCAAATGCAATGTCTGGGTTCTGGGCCTTGAACTACTCTCCGCACCAGTGACGAgtcattcttctcttctctttgacTGACTAGTAGGCCTGAGGGTTTTTGACTAATGTCCTTTTAGGATTTTTTCTCCCCCTGAGGGAAAGTCTAGCCATAGACCACACAGCAGAATAGCTGGGATTTGAAACTAGATCTCTTGATGAATGAGTGATTAGCTTTCTTTATCAATATAGTGTAAATTAAAACACAATAAACTTCACAGGAAGACATTaccacagacagacagataggtaaATTCCCTGGGACACAGATCAGATGAGGGCTTTCCAGGGATCTAGAAAAGGATACAATTTGGAGATACCATACAAGGCTGCTCTTTTATGGAATGAGACTTCTCCAAAAGCCATACGACACACATCTCTGAGCTGAGATAACCATATACAGTAGAAACACTCAGACTAGGAGTATGGCAACCTAGACTTTGGTAAGAACTTAGTCAAGTCACAGAATCACAGACTATCACAGACAGAAGAGATTTTAACCATGAGTTGCAAGCCTTTTATCTGTGATGATGTAGATATTGGTCCAGAGGGACACAGCTCTGGGCCAAAACTGTacagtggcagagtcaggattagAACCAGGTGTGTTCACACAGCACTTGCGTATCAGTATTTCCTTTGGTGTTCATGATGCTCCTGCTgtataggtattattattattatctccattttagaaCAATACCATCTGTCTCTAAAGGGACTTAACCAGCATCCCTGGGTAAATATTAGGGTTGAAATCACAACGCTGGAATTGGTCTCCTTGTTACAAGctcaggtttgtttttgttttgtttttttttccaatactGTCTATAAATAAGAACCGGAGACTAGGGGTCTTCCTGTTCTAGGCTTGGTAACCACTCCTCTGCCTAACGAGCCCTCCTCAGAAACCATCCGTGTACCACAGTGGGCTTACTTGAAAGCAGTCTTCCAGGAAAGCCAAGGCAAGTGGACTCCAAGAAGGCGCTTTGGGAGAAGGCAAGGAACAATCTAATAAGGGTACACTGTGAACCCAAATGTGCTCCGCCTTTTAGTCACATTATCACACTGAATTATCACAATCACGTCTGATTAGATTTTGCCTtgctttacaaataaagaaacagaggctcagagagaggtcATGATCAGTTCAAGTTCACGTAGGTATTTGCTGAGATACGAATCTCTTTTTCTGTGGTGCCAAGTTTACCCTCTCTCTATGCGCCCTCCACCCTGGGAATAAAGATAACCTGGTTTATTTTCCTACTAAATTTCCGATGCAATCCATACAGTTCCTTCACCACCTGTTTGCCTCCCATCTGCATTTTGGGCTTAGCATTCTCAGTTTTCCACATGGAGCCAAAATCGAACTGAAGCCTGGTTCAGAGCACTATGCTCATCTCTCTTCTCTGGACTCAAAGTTTGTTTCTGTCAAAGGGAATGAAAGAGATTCCTTATCTCTATCCCAGCTCAGGTAATAGGGGCTTGTCCTCTCTCATTTTCCAGAAATACAAGCCTGCTGGCGGCTTCTTGACTTCAAGTTACAAATTTTACAGGAGTTTTAAGGAAGGTGTggggaatatttttttttaatctaaaaataagattttgatgATAGCTGAGTTGAAGGCATTTATTAGAGGGTTTGGGAAACAGAAATGGTCTAGGAATGAACTATATGTGGGTCCTAATACTAGGGCTGCCTCTCATGTTAGGTTATATTAGGTTAGGTGAGGTTACTGTAAATAAAATCTTCAACACTCTGAGCTTTTCTCTATTtcctcctctggaaaaaaaaaaaaggatattatagTAACTCTGCCTTTGATATAATAATAACACACACGTATAATATCATTGtcttgaagattaaatgatataaaatagTTGCATACATAGGTTAtgtcttttatatgtatatacactatacacacatatctatcaatgtgtgtatatatattaaaatgtatatgcatcaatgcatatgtatacatacacatatcaaTGACTTATACTACTACTAGCTAGGGAGGTTTAACATTTTCAAACTcaattttactcatctgtaaaatatggatAATATTCTCCTGTGAGATTGCAGAGATGATCAAATGTGATATCCAGGGAAGCACATAGTAGAAGGTTAATGGGCACTGAATGTATATAAATTGACAAATGTTAAAAACAGGTCAAACAATTAGCATTTATACACTCACATTTTATGTGTCTCTTTTCCGCCAGTCTGTAACCTGTATCTCACCCCAAATGACCacattcttagaattatttgcaGGGGAGAAGCACTCATGCTAGGTTCCCAAGCATATGAGACTCAGTCATGGAGCCGGAGAGATTGGCTCAAATGCCATCATTctcaaaggaaataatcagaggCATGCATGGGTCTGATCATCATAGTGTTGTTTCAGTATTAAAATGTCATTAAAGCCCACAATCCACCAGCAGAGAACTGTAAATTAAATTGTGAAATATCTACATAATTAAGTCTTATACAGCCAATAAAAAACATCTTATATAGTATGTTTGACAAACTTGTCTGATCATAGGATTCTTCTGGGGTGATTAATAAAAGCATAGACTCCACTCTGACTTAATGAATCAAAATATCCAAAAAAGGAGAttggaaatatgtatttttatcaagttccccaggtgatttttATGCTCAGGCAAATGTACGAAATTCTGTTCTAGAACATGTATTCTTTTAAtgctaagagaaaataaaatattatcaaataataTGTACTTTTCTGGcaagagaaataataattaaaaagaaacaaaagctctTTCTCGGTGCTGAGATTACTTTTGTAGTGTTAAAAGTATGGTATTTGCTGTCAGAAGATCTGTATCAAATCTCAGAACTGCTATCACTAGCCGTATGACACTAACCAAGTACTGAAACCCACTATGTTTTAGAGTCCTcgtctttaaaatgaagaaaatgaggtataTCTCTTATGTGTCATTATgaggaaaaataatataatcaaTATAGTTTACTATTAGTATTATTAGGGATACTTCCACTTCCCGCCATGAGGAAACAAGATGGTACACTGTCTACCCACTGGACAGAACATAGGAAGAAACAATTTGCAGAAATTGGACAGCAGACAGCTGAGGTTTAATACTGCCACCACTGAAActcctctgggtctcagtttccctgggTGAAAGGTGGCTTCCAGACTCATGGCAAAGGCATCTCCTCATATCATCTCTTGACAAAGTTACAGGGAAGAAACAACCCTGCTAACTTTCACCTGTCCAATGAGCTTTCAGGTTCTGCCCTGGGAGTCCAGCCTTCTCATTTCTTTACAGTTCATTGGCCAAGATGTTATGATTGACATGCACTGAACCCAATGTGTGATGAAACCTGCCCTATTGTAGGTTCCAAACAACACTGAGACTCCAGGGGCTTGACCTGGGAAATGCATGAACTCTTCCAATTCTTTAGAGCTTCATCGTCTGTAGACAGAGGAAGAGAGTTAGTTCTAACTCAAGAACAAAAGAACACCAAACCAGCCCCTGAGAATAGAAACAGATTTACCAATGGAAGGGTTATAATCCAAAATGGAGGGTAGTCACACCTCAGAGGAATGTGCAGCCCCCGAAAGACACCTAGACATGTGACAGACCCTGACAGGCCCTGGGAAACCATAAGAGTCACTGATCAGTCGGGAGAATCTGAACAGCCTGGGACTGGTCCTAAGAGGTTCTGGGAAGACCCTGGCAGATTGTCAGGCTCCAAAAGGTTCCAAAAGGTGGTGACTGATCAAAGGTCTAGACCAGAATTCATAAGACGGAGACACAGAGCTTGCTGCATAGGACTTGAGAGAGAGTGAAAGGTGCAAGAGATAACAAAGAGACCCATGGTGAATTGACAGGTAGTGACAGGAAAGGGGtgcaaagagagaagaggaagactGCCGGTTGGAGGCTGGAGATGACAGCCCAAAGTCGGGTGGATGGCTGCACCCCGGCTGCAGGCCCTCAGCTGCAGGCCCTGTTTAAATCTACTTCAGCGTCTCCCATTTCCCTTAAGATAAAAGCCATCCACTTTACCATGACCCTAAGAACCCGCTCCTTGTTTAGAACTTCAGCCTCTTCTCATTTATGTTCTATCAATCTCCGTGTAGAGAGTACTTAGAGCTCTTTCCACTCAAGGCCTCAGAACATTCCGTTCCCTCTCCGGGGGAGCACTCTGCTTCCTCTCATCCTTCAGCGGGGTAATTACCACTCAGCTGTCAGGGCTCAGCGTGTACGGCACTTCCCTCTGGAGGCCGTAGCTGACCCCTCCGGGCTGTGCTCCGTGCCTTTCTCCACCTTTGTGTCCCATTACCACTCCATGGGAGACAGGGACAGGGTCTAGGAAATGGTGCCAGTCCCCAGAAGGATCTGAAAAGTGGCTCCCTCCCTGGGGGAAGTGATAGACAGAGGTAGAGGGTGGTAGAAGGTCAGGAAGAGCGAGTCTAGAAGGAACAGTGTGAGGATGGGAGGACTTCTGAGAAGAGGTCTGAGGCAGTGGCATGAAGAGAAGGGCACTGACCAGAGGGGACAACTGGTGAGAAGTGTGGAGAGATAACATCGAGGCCACATCCCCAGGAGAGTGGAGCAGGGCACGTCTGCCGTTGACAAGAAAGGTGGGCACTTCTGgaagtgagtgtgtgtatgtgtgtgtgtgtgtagggcgGTGAAGGATCTACAGAGCTTTAGACAAAGCACTAATGTATTCCTTCAGAATCTCAAATCCCTGATCTTGTTTCTTTAGCCTGGTTGATGCCCATCTTTTCATCCTGCAGTGAGCTTCTGTGAACCTTGGGGTTTCACCCCAGAGCTCCATGCCTGCCTGGTCCTTACAGCTTGAAATCCCAGAGAGGAAAAAGCATCTTTGTAgattatgctaaaaaaaaaaaaaaagtcccagggGTGATCTCATTAGCTTGGCTTGAGTCATGTGCTTGTCTTTGAATTGATCCCAGTAGCCAGGATGACAGTTGGTGACGTGTCTCTAATTGACGTGGCCTGGACCAGGGACCGCACCCCCTCCAGGCTCTGATGGGGGAAGGTATGTGGTTCCCATGTCCAAATAGCATGTCCAACATTCCACAACACACCTTGTTCACAGTCTTTGCAGTGCTATTTTGTTATACCTTTTGGATGCTCCCAGGCTCACAGAGGTTCATGAGAGAatttagaacttttaaaattaagtcaGAAAGAGCCCTGGGCGGTTCTAAGAAAGACCCAGGTAAGTGTAAACCAGTAACTAATAAATGCTCTCACTTTCTGTGCCATCCTATGCTCTAATAAACCGGCTCTTGTGATCTGTCCATCCCTCCAGGGTCTGGGtgagtttgatttttattaactttgtttttctttttataattctccTCCCATTCAGAGCCAGGAAATTACAACAAAGTAACCAAGTGCCAGAACAGCCTTAGGGAGACCTGCTGAGTGAAGGGATAGTTTCAGGTGTCGCAGCTGGACTTGGCCACCTGCACTGttgggtgaccttgggccagttacttCATCTCCCTGGGGTTTCCCGCTCTCTGCTTTTGAAGAATAACTACTCCATATttaccttctccctgtgtgtaaAGCCTGGACTAGAGAAATCTCGGATGGCAGGAATTCTTGCTGCATGCCAGACGGATGATTTgcgtactctttttttttttttttttttcagaaaaggtTTTATTACACACAGACGCGAGGGAGGGGCTCAGTCCTTCTTAGCGGCCGCTTTCCTCATGGCGGCCAGGACGTTGCTcagctcctctctcttcctcttgggGCGGATGTGTGTCCCCACCCGTTTCTTGATGAATTTGAGGGCCCGCTTGTCCTTGGAGACCTTGAGCAGCTCCATGGCCCGCCGCGCATAAGGGGTGAAGCCACACACCTCCCGGATCATGTCCCACACGAACTTGGTGTGCTTGGTGAGGCGCCCGCGGCGGCGGCTGTGCCTCGGCTTGCTCACGTTCTTGGTCACCTTGTGGCCTTTGTTGAGACCCACGGCCATGGGATAGCGCAGAGCCATGGCTGCTTCTCTCCAATGGCTGCTGCGGCGGAAGGCTGATTTGTGTACTCTTAAATGAATCTCTTTTTCACCTAAACTCACCTGGTGCCCTGATTCTCCCCTGCTCCTCCTGTCCTCAGGTAATGAGCTCCTGGTTTTGGCTCATGAAACATTCAGTGAAATAAACTCTCTCTGGGCTTATACGTGgttgggggcagggtgggaggaagcaggtgaaaactggaaataaggaaaatggaataaagtctttggaaaataaaagGCCTTTATTTCTGGCAGCAGGTTCAACCCTGGCACCAGTAAGAgagttagtttatttatttagtatccAGAACTGCTAAGAAAATATTTCTGCGATTGAATTGAACTAcctgctctgttctttctctgctTAAAAAGACAAACCACCAGAGATAAGACTGACATGAGGGAGCTACAAGAACCTTTCTGGATATTCTACAACTTGAATGATTTACCTCTAGATTACTGAAAACAGCTTAGgtataaaatttgtaaaaagtcAGTTGCTGCCATctaaaaagtaattattaattaatttgttcAATAGATATCTACTGAGTATCAAGATGAAGTCATTTGCTTATTTAACAAATATCTGtatcatggaaacaacctaaatgaccactgacagaagactggataaagaagatgtgatacatacaataaataaaaaagaatgaaataatgccatttgcaacaacatggatggatctagagattatcacactaagtgcagtaagtcagacagagaaagataaacatcatttatcacttacatgtggaatctaaaaaaaaaatgatacaaattctatttacaaactaaaactggattcatagacatagaaaacaaaccatggttaccaaaggggaaagggtggaagaggataaattaggagttgggattaacagacacgtactactatatacaaattagataaacaaggacctactgtatagcacagggaactatatcttattcaatttcttataatgacatataacagaaaagaatatgaaaagaaaaagtatatatgtatgtatgtatataactaaattgctttgctatacacctgaaactaacattgatgATCAATGacgcttcaataaaaagtaaaataaaaaaacctaaacaAACCAATACCTATGTTTTGAGTGCCTTCTGTGTGTGCTCTTCCAGCCCCTGGGAACAAAGCGATGAACAAAACAACGGAAGTGTCATCCCTCATAGTGCTTGAATTCTAGCAGAAGATAAGCACAGACTTTGAACAGATAAATACATAGGATAATTCCAGAGAGTGGTAAGTGATCAGCAGAAAGTAAAACAGGTGGAAATGAGTGGAGTGGAGCTGGTTTAGACATGGTGGTCAGCAGACCCCTTCCCTAGGAGACAGCCTTTGAAATGAGAGCTGAAGGTGGAGGCAAGTTAAGGAGCTCGGAGGAAGGGCTGGGACCCAAAACTAATACGTCATCTCACTTTCCAGTCTATCTCTagtcagtaaaaataaaaaattctctcCTGGTCTGtccatctctccagagcctgggggaatttgatttttattaactttttctttcacaGCTAGCTTCTCATTCGGAACTGGATCAACATCGACTGAGTTTTGTGAAGGTTTTGGGCACGGCTTTCTGAGGAGGTGGAGCAAAGCAGAAAATGTGAAGACCTGAGCTGGAACAGAGTTCACTGTGGGGAGTAAAACAAAGCTCAGTgtgtgagggtgggggtgagaatggAGGAGACTAAGAGAGCAGAAAGGGGTCAGATTGTGTGGGGCCTGAAGCCTGACGCCCTAGAGGGAGTTTGGAAGGTTTTACATAGGAGAGTAGCATAATGTGATTTATAAGCAGGGTTTGGCTGCTGTGTAGA encodes:
- the LOC105070722 gene encoding large ribosomal subunit protein eL36, which encodes MALRYPMAVGLNKGHKVTKNVSKPRHSRRRGRLTKHTKFVWDMIREVCGFTPYARRAMELLKVSKDKRALKFIKKRVGTHIRPKRKREELSNVLAAMRKAAAKKD